The following DNA comes from Melospiza georgiana isolate bMelGeo1 chromosome 10, bMelGeo1.pri, whole genome shotgun sequence.
AGATTCACGTGGTCCATTAAGTGAAATAAATCCTCcagggcaccagcagcacaTTCCTGCAGGACCAGCTGAGCATTGCTGCCTGTGGCAACAGAAACAAGCAGTCAGTTTGCTCTTGGTTTAGTTTTTGAgtgaaatctgtatttttgctgcagctctgacctGTCCCACTCCCCTCAAACCCCCTTTTTGTGTTCCCTCTGCAGGGGTGGGAGCAATGACGTGGTCTCCCCTGGCCTGTGGGATCATCTCAGGGAAATACGGCAATGGGGTCCCTGAAAGCTCAAGGGCTTCACTCAAGGTATTTCTGGGGCACCTTTGAGTGGTGCTGCTTTTGTCAGGGCAGGAAAACAacaaaggggaaagaaagggcTCCCTCGTGAGAAGGAGGGCCCTGCTTGCATGGATCAGCTCGGTTTCTCTGGCAACCACActccaaagagcagcagaatcTGGGTTAGAACCAGCCCAGGCGCCCCACGCAGGGAGCTCGGGGGGcttgggcagctctggggctgcaggggctgctgtccccaccctgcATGAGGGACATCACCACGAgccaggggctctgtggggctccTCACTGATGCTGACCCTGGGATTttaaggttggaaaggacctccaAGGTCACAGAGCCCAACCCTGAatggaggcagctgctgccacttgCAGCCCCTGAACCATGCAGGTCCAACAGGCTTGGACATCGTGTCCCTGGGTACCAGCCTGGGCCATGGGGGTGCTCAGCCCCCAGTATCCCCCCAGAGACCCCCTGAACACCCAtgggctgctgggggctgccctcTCTAACAGGTTTTGGCATTCTGGTGTCACCACCACTAATTGTGGTTTCTCCACAATTATCCTGATTTTATTCTTATTGGGGGTTATGGGGTCCAGAAAGAAAACTGGGGAGATTGCAGGTTCTGGAGTGAGAATAAAGCCAGAGAGCTGAGGACAACAGGAGACATTCTGGTCCTGCTCTAATTGCTTTGGGCAGGCCAGCTTTGTGTTCTCAGCCTCCACGACCTTCTGGGCTGGACGTGGCTTTTCAAGTGCTGCtatttatagatatttataGATTATAATTACAAATCGCCCTAAACTCCCCACTTTGGAGGCTGCAAGCTGACAGCCTGGTGTCTGTGATTGCCCTGCAGTGCTACCAGTGGCTGAAGGAGAAGATCATCAGCGAGGagggcaggaagcagcaggggaaGCTGAAGGACCTGTCCCCCATCGCCGAGCGCCTGGGCTGCACGCTGCCACAGCTGGCTGTTGGTGGGTGCctcacagctgccaggggctaGCACACAGAATGTGCTCTCTTTACACTGTGGTTTGGGCTGGGCCCGCAGCTGGAGATGAGTTTGTTGTTTAAAATCTGTGAAAAATTACTGATCCTGCAGGGGTTTGGGGTAGAAAGGAATTTAAAGCCCATTTtgttccagcccctgccatggggttCCACTATCCCAGTTGCTCCAAACCTGTCCAGCTTGCCctgggacactcccagggatgcagggggacccacagcttctctgggcagcaattaattaaaacaggattgtttccagcagcagcaccaggctgagACTGACAGGGTCAGAGTGTCATGGGCATCCCCAGGATGGCCATCCCCACCTCCCTGTTCCCCTGGACATCCCTCTCCTCATGAAGCCATCACCTTtgtggtgctgggctggcagagttctggggttttttcctaataGTTATCTCTAtgctgctgagagctgaggctggaaaatACCACATTTGTCAGAAAGGTGATCCCTGGTTCAACATCCTGCAGTGAATCCTTGTGTCGGGGAGAATCCCACAGCCCCCACAGCCAGAGaagtgctggggcagggagcaaGCTCAGGACCCTGGAAGATCTGTGGGGTTTGATGTTTGATCAGTGCATCTTCCCCCGGGTAGAGACAAAGAAATGAGATTATTGAGCAGAGACAGAGGCTCTGTCAAACACCAGGGACAGAACCCTGTCAGCCCCCCTGTGTCCTGACCACCCTGTGCCTTTGTTCCCAGCATGGTGCCTGAGGAATGAGGgggtgagctctgtgctcctgggatCCTCCAACCCCGAGCAGCTGATCGAGAACCTCGGAGCCATCCAGGTGAGTGCAGGGGGTGGCACCTCCTTGCAGGGGGACACCCCCAGACCTCAGCACCCCCTTCTCTCAGCACAGGGCTACTTGGGATTCTGTCTCTCAGCTCCATTCATGCACCCTCATCAGGCCCATCCTGCTGTCACCATGGCTTAGCACCTTTTGGGGCATTGTAGACATGTCCAGTGACACAAGGGTGGCACCAGCAGCTTTCATGCACCTGAAAATGCAAGCGAGTCCAGGGCTTGTTGTGACAGATCCTGTGCTGTCACATGTCACCTGCACCCACCTCAGTTATTCCCTGTGGTTTTTCCCCAGtcagagctgcctctgcagtCCTTGCCACCAGCTCGTGTCCCAGTGCAATATTCCACACACAAAGCTGAGAGGCTTTGCTGTGATTCTCTCACTGAGTAAAGATCTTCCAGAGGTTTTTCCTTTAAGGGAGAAAGTTACTAGATGAATGTTTAATATCTGTCACACAAAAAGCCCAGAGGAAATGTACTTTGATAAAATCTAGGTTTCATTTTGGAACTATCTGGATTAAGCATCGCTTTCTTCCACCCCAGGTCCTTCCAAAGATGACATCCCATATTGTAAATGAAATAGATAATATCCTGGGCAACAAGCCCTACAGCAAGAAGGACTACAGATCCTAATGCAATGCATGAATTTCCTGGACTGCATGGTTTAGAAGTGCTCTGTACTCCAGTACAGCCCTGAATTACTCTCATGAGAATCATTCAGCACTTGCTGCTCGGTGTCTACTGTCACTGGATCCTTCGAGATGTGTGCTCTTGCTACTACTCTGCAGTGAATTTAAAAGCACAGTTGATCTCTCTTCTAACCAGGAATAACCTTGTATTTTCTTACCTTCTTGACCGAGTTCATTAATTTTTACTTTACTCTTTGCACCTCATGCTTGTGCTGTGACAAACACttgtaaagcaaaaaaaaaaaaaaaaaaaaaaaaaagaaataatttataacCTTCAGGTACTTGGTAATTAAAGAAGGATGTACAGATCTATTTTTTCAATGAAGAAAAGCCAGATACAACTTCAGGTTTTAATAAAACCATGTTTGGGAAATCTCAACTATAAAGTTTCTTCAGGTTAACAGATGGAAGGGGCAAGCTCAAACTTTGCTTTTCTATGCTGAATATAAGCTCTAGGATTTCTTTGTAGTTGAATAAAAGGATGTGAGACAGAGAACTAGTTAGCAATTAGATAGTTCAGCTCCTAATGTtccagctgttccagctgtggAGTGCTCCTGGAGCAGTGCTAGGAAGCCCAAACACGCATGTCAGGTTACTGAGCACGACAGCTCTGCAAAGTTCTACTCTCCATAAACCTTAAGCCAAGAAAGCCATGATTAAATATTGGGTTTTGCATCTATAGAAACCTGCCTCTACTTCTGCCTGCTTGTAGACAGAGCTACTGCAAATTTCAATATTCAGGAGCTTTTAAGGATCTAGAtactataaatatatacaatatatagctgctgagagctgcaggaacaatcAGGTACGTACTCCAAAAGGCTACACCTGCTTCCACTTGCTTTGGAACCGGGGATCAGTAAATgcacagacacattttaaacagatttttgtGAGCATTTACAGGAGTTGACAGGAAGAATTCACATCTGGAGTTGCCCAGCTCAAGCCCACATTGTACCTTCCCAAGGATTTGCTCTGTACCATGCTCCTCTGATTGCAGTCTGTATTTCTCCCGTCCCTGCTGGGACCCAGCTCTGTACAGTATTTGTAGGACCCCTGTACTCCCCCTGCTGCACTCACCTGGGCCAGGTGAGCAGCTCCCCACACCCGAGTGCTCTCCTCCTGTATTTGAAGCTGTGGTGTGTGTAAATGACTCCTGCTGTACATGAGAAATGCAGTCTGACTGGAATTCTGCTTGGACACAATAAAAGCATTTTGTGCATCTaccctgagagctgcagacCTGTTACTGACActggagctgggccagcagggctttgtgctgAGGATGGGGGTGATGTTCCACAGAGGAcattccagctgtgcccaggagggacagcagggagctggctgGCCCCAAGGAGCACAGCAGTCCCAGGTAAGGTCTGTCCTGTGCTGgcctggcagggatggatgggattttggaaTTCCTGGGtcagatgggattttgggaaggaattcctctcGGGGAGGgtgggctgcccctggatccctggcagtgcccaaggccagggtGGACATTGGGGTTGGAGCGGGCTGGGgcggtgggaggtgtccctgccatggcaggggtggcccTGGATGGGGTTTAAGCTCCTTTCTAAGCCATGTTCTATTTTTTATGTTCCTTTCTAAGCCCTGTTCTGTGATCTGGCCTGGAATGAGCCCAGTGCAGCTGTCCCCAGTGACactggccagtcccagccagcTGGGGTGGAGCCcacctggccctgccctgggaacaTCCCCACTGCTGCATTACCACTAACTTCTGTTAATTTTTACAGAGCTTCAACCATTTCACAGTTAACAGCTTTATTAATCTAATATAATTATCCTGCCAGTAACAGACTAattccttttcctccccctGGAGGTACAATTTAATGttctctcttccccttctcATGTACTTGGGAATCCAGTAATTTATTAAAACTAGATCAATTCCCAACTTTAACTGGGGAGATGGCATTGTCCCTTACAGGCTCTGAGGGCAATTGTGCAGCCCTGCTTCAGATTAACTCTCAGCATTAGACTGGAGAAATataatttcagtgttttataatgatttttttatcaTTGAAGCTTGTAGTGGGGAttgcaagggaaaaaacaaacaccgcctcttaaaaaaaaacaaacggaaaaagtgaacaaaaaatccaaatgccaaccaaaaaaagccccaaacttTTCTGTGAAAGCTCAagattagggttttttttgcagaacacatcccaccccacccaccCACCTGCTTTTGTTTCAGGCTGTCAGTGCTCAATGTTCCCTCTCCAGGAAAATTGTGACACGCTAAGCTCCAGGCCTCAGCAACTGTCAATACCAAAAAAGCCCTAAGAGAAGATGAAAAGCTGGTAATAAAAGAGTCAGCGAGCCGACAGTAATGGCAGAAGAAAGTGCTGCTTCCAAGCTCTTTGCAGACAGCACATTTCCTGGGGAATACACCTGCTGAAGCCCTGCCAGGAAAGTGAGTATAACACTGTCTGCTCAAGGGCTTGAGTTCGGCTCTGGGGGCTCCGAGAGCAACGGAGCAAACACAGCAACATCAAAGTCCTGCTGCCCCcacaggagccagcctggctctgagctgggcGCTGGATTTTGGAGAGGGCTGTTAAAAATCTGCTTGATGTGAGCTAAATACTTAGCTAAAACCCATCAATTATATCCCTTATGAGACGTGAGgccaaggaaagggaaactgtCCAAGGCACAGCAGCTTTAGGGAATGTGTCCTTCCAGTGCTGAATAGGCAGGCAGAAGGGATAAAGAGAAACCCATGTATTTTGAGAGAAAACAGTTAATTAAGGAGTATTTAACAACCAAAAGTACTTGAATTTGTCAGAAATAGAGCCATTACTGTCTCCTGCTCATCACATTCTCTCCATTTTGCTCTATTTTCCATTTAATCTTATTGAAGCCAAGATTAGCAGAGTAATTGTTACATTAAATCTGATTTAaaactttctctttcttctctctttagGATCCCAAGTCTGTAATGGCAGGATAGAATTCCATTAATATCAGTAGAGTTTGGCATTTAAGTGAACAGCTGCTCCAGAGATAGGCAGAAAATAAGGCACAGGATTGTCTGATAAACCCATTATTAAGAGCCAGCTAAAGCATTTTTCTTAAGCTGTGCAGGGAGACTGGcagggttttttatttatttataacttTGAAGATTAATGAAAAAAAGTGCATTGAAACCACTTCAAAAGCTTTTTCCTAGGAGATTCAGGTTTTGTCCTGACTCCATGTTACTCAGAAATGAGGAGTGCTTCCAAGGAATATGTTAGCTTGTATATGTCTCCTCTCTTCTGGAAGCAGAAAGACAAACCTAGGTATGAAAAtccctggttttttttttttaatgaagaatgaaaatacaaagaatcaaatggcaaaaaaagctctttttaattacaatttttcAAGTTACAATGATAAATGGATTGTCCCCAGGGCGGAGCTGCAGAAAGGTGATGTCTGCTCAGAGCTCACACACCCCTCTCCCTgctaagtaaaaaaaaaacaaaacagagtaACTCCAACATCAAATACCATGTAAAGATACCAAAAGTAAATACAATTCAACCATTTTGGATTCAAACCCTCCCCATGTTTTCCTCAtgctaaaaaacaaaaaatattcctaTTCCACCCTTAGGCATTTTCATGGCAGCTGAAGCCTCTCTCAGGAACTGCTGAGGGTTCTGTGTCTACTTGGATCCTGTGGACAGCAGAGCAATCAGTCCTGAGGAAGCACTGATAGAAAGGATGTAGTTTCTGTAGGGAGCAGGTTAAGGAATTGTCAAGATCTTTCTTTGGTACACAACATTTAGAAAGACTTTTATGAAAAGAAAGGTATTGAAATGATCTTTCTCTGGAGTTCTAAAACTGGAATATTGCAAGCTGAAACACAGCTTTAGAACTCACCTTCAGAATTAAGACACTTGTAAAGTTCTTACATTATAAATACTGATCTTGAATTAACTGCCCTGTTGTCAATACTAATATCCTACAGGAACAAAACATTTTACTTGTGAGCTACTGGAGCTGAAGCGTCCTGCCAGGGAAGAGCTCCTGGCAACCAACACTGACACAGTGTCTGCAGGAAACTGAGCTGTGTCCTCACTCCAAAATCACAATGCAAATGGCAAAGCCAGGAGAATTCCTGTATACTGTCCAAGCAATATCTTAAAACACCTCCTGTTTTAAGAGACTTTaattgggagcctttttttttcttatttttgtttcaacatTCTAAGCTGCTGTGCTCACCATGAGCTGCAGGTACCAAGAGAGGAATGCCACAGCCCACaggacagccacagccagggatgACAGCTAAcaggagtggggctgtgggggcttCAGGGTGGGGATAAAGGATACACAGTGGGGTTGAAGTTCTTCAGCACGAAAAAGGAAGCGATGATAACCAGCACCAGGAAGAGGGTGTTGTTGTAGAAGATGGAAAAAGTTGTTGCTTCATAGTCGGcaacttcatttttcttccacagAATTCTAGGAACAAGTAAAGATAGAAtttcaaatacatttaaattaatGGATGTAagagaatcctggaatggtttgggtggggaagggccttaaagctcatcccaccccagccctgccatggcagggacacctcccactgtcccaggctgctccagccctgtccagcctggccttgggcactgccagggatggggatgtcCTGCACACCCACATACTGAAGTGTGCAGTAGTTTCTCCAGGAGACACAGAGTTTGGCTCCCAAGCTCCCCTCCTGGATGGGGATGTCCTGCACACCCACATGCTGAAGTGTGCAGTAGTTTCTCCAGGAGACAGAGTTTGGCTCCCAAGCTCCCCTCCTGCACAGTCCCAGTGGGGATCCCCTCTAACACCGAGTGCATCTGAGACCTCCCCTTGACAACTCACCTCAAAAGGGCTTGAAGCTGAACCACGAGCtaccctgcagctgctgcctcccaaaaatacagaaaaacagtGCAAGCACagtccctcctgccccacccAGAGCCTCGAAGAGATTTAAGACACTCCTACAacaagggagaggaggaggaggacagagAGATCACCTTTCATCCTTCTCCTTGCGGGACATCTTCCTGTTGTCTGCCTCGGACAGCTTGCGAGTCACCTCCTTGGAAACTGCATCTTCTCTTTTCTGGGCTACTCTGTAAGTAACACCACTATGTCACACTTCAGAATGAAaaaccccacagcccagccctggcgtTACAGGAAGTTTTGTGTACAGTGAGGAATACAACTTAGCTAAGATACCTGACAGTTTTGTCAAGGTGAAGGGTAAGAATTAATAACAGCAATTACTAAAAGTAATATCATTCACATCCAAtaactaaaataatttataatttaaatataatttatggTGATACCCAGGGAGCATGATGGTGGATTTAATTCAAAGAGGCATCAAACTTACTTGTGTTTGAGGACAAACTTGACATTTTTATATGCAAAAGCCACAAGGTAAGTACTGATGAGGGTCATCACGCTGTACAGGACTGCAGACTGAACAAGATCCATATGCCATATTCTCCAATAAagcccttaaaaaaaaaatggtatttgAAGCAGTTTCTCTCCAAGAAAAACACCCCATACTGGAGACCCATAGAGGATCTGAGCTCTGTAATTCTACAGCCTCTGCCTGAGCAAAGCCAACTCCTCCAAAATCACTCGGGATTCTTTCAACTGCATTGAAAGTACTTTGGAAGGAGCTGTGTGAGAGCACGGCCGAGCCTGCGGGCAGTGCTGCTGCGGTGACACGTCAGTgatgctgccctgctggccgGAACCGCCACCGCGGCCGGGACTCCACAAGGCTCGGAACCGGGACTCGATACGGCTCGGAACCGGGATCTGATAGGGCTGGAACTAGAACCCGACACGGCGGGTACCGGGACCGATGGGGACCGAAGCCAGGATCCCACACGCTCAGAACCAGGACCCGGCACTGCCCGGAGCCAGGATCCGCCGGGGCTCGGAGCAGCAGCCCCGCGATCCGCCGCGGGCAGCGGGACAGAGCCCGCGACGGGCGGTGGGGAGCCCTGATCCCTCTCCCCAACCTCCTGATCCCCACAGGGTTGCTGATCCCCCTCGTTCACGGTATTCTGCTCCCCCCATGGCTGCTGATCCCCGTCTCCCCTCAGCGCCCCTCACGGCTGCCGCCCGCCCTCGCCCGCTCACAGATAGGGATGGCGGAGACGATGAAGGCGTTGCCGAAGAAGAGCGCGGAGGACTTGGCCGAGAGGTTGCGGCTGaagtcctgcagcagcagatcctCCTCGGACTGCTGCcggccgccggggccgccctTGGGAGCCATGGCGGGACAAGGCAGCGTCAGCGCGGCCGAGCGGCTCCGGGTCAGGCGCcacggggcggggcgggcccggcgggccGGGAGC
Coding sequences within:
- the SSR3 gene encoding translocon-associated protein subunit gamma, translated to MAPKGGPGGRQQSEEDLLLQDFSRNLSAKSSALFFGNAFIVSAIPIWLYWRIWHMDLVQSAVLYSVMTLISTYLVAFAYKNVKFVLKHKVAQKREDAVSKEVTRKLSEADNRKMSRKEKDERILWKKNEVADYEATTFSIFYNNTLFLVLVIIASFFVLKNFNPTVNYILSISASSGLIALLSTGSK